A region of the Microcystis aeruginosa FD4 genome:
GGAGAAGTGGAAAAAATCTATGTCCGTGAAGGCCAAGAGGTGAAAGCAGGACAACCGATTTTAACCCTAGATTCCTCATTAATCGGCCAAGAAATACAACAAATCGAGGAGAAAATAGAAGGACAAAAAAGCCGTCTTTCCCAACAGAAAGTGATGAAAAGTCAGTTAGAGGTTTCCCTAGCGACTCAACGCCAACAGAATCGCGCTGCAGAGGCGGAAAAAGAAGCCTCGATCGAGCAAGCAAGGGAAAATGTCAGCGCGTTAGTCCAGAAAGCCAAAATATCCCTAGAAGAACAACAGGCACGGATAAATCAAGCGAAAACCGCCCTCGATCGCAGTCAAACCGATTATCCGATTCTCAAAAGTCGTTATCAAACGGCTTTAAAAGAAGTCGATCGCTACCGAAAAGCGTGGGAGGATGGCGCGATATCGGAGGTGCAATTCATCGAGCGCGAGGACAACGCCAAAGAGCGCCAACAACTCTACGAGCGGGGAAAAGCGGAGGTAAAAGAAAATCAACATAAACTAGCGGAATTAGAAAGCACCTACCGTCAGACCAGTCAACAAACGAGCGCGGATATCGCCCAAGCGCGTCTGCAATTACAGGAGCGGCAGCGGGGTTATCAAAGTCTCCGCCATTCCAACGAGTTGGCACTCTTAAGAATACAGGAGCAGATTAAAAATCTAGAAACGGAGATCGCAACACTGGCATCGGAAATCGCCCAAAGCGAGAGCCAACGGCAAGCGCTCCAAATCCAACTAAGTCAGAGGGTTTTAAAGGCGAATACCGACGGCACGATCTTTTCATTACCGATTAAACGCGCAGGTGCGGTGGTGCAGTCAGGAACGCGGATCGCGGAGATAGCACCGAAAGGATCGCGGTTTATTCTCAAGGCAGAAATGCCCACAGATCAAAGTCAATTTCTCCGCGCCGGTATGCCGGTAAAAGTCAAGTTCGATGCCTATCCTTTTCAGGATTACGGGGTTATCGGCGGCAAGATCACCAAGAAATCACCGACGGCGATCGAAAAGGAAACGGCGACCGGAAAAATTAACGTTTTCGAGCTAGAAATTCAACTCGATCGCTCCTGTATTCAAAAGGGAAATCAATGTATTCCCCTCAATCCGGGGGATACGGCTACCGCAGAGGCGATCGTCCGTCAGCGTCGGGTGATCGATTACATCCTCGATCCCTTTAAGGATCTGCAAAAAGATGGGTTAAAACTGTAGTTTTTTTTTCAGGAGTCATTATGTCCCATAGTATCACCATCACCAATCAAGACCTTATCGAACAGCTTAAGCTATCGGGGAAAGTCCCCGAAATGGCCGAGGGAATTATCGCTCGGAAAATCATCATCGAAACCGCGACGGAAGCGGGGATTAAAAACACGACTGCCGAGTTACAACAGGCGGCCGATCAATTCCGTCTCGCCAAAGGATTACATAACGCCAAAGATACATGGAATTGGTTGCAAAAACAGGGCTTATCCCTAGATGATTTTGAGGCGATCGTTCAATTCAGTTTACTATCGGGTAAATTAGCCGAACATCTTTTCGCAGACAAAATTGAATCCTATTTTGTGGAACACCAGCTAGATTATACCGGCGCGGTGATCTACGAGGTGGTGTTAGCAGATCAGGCGATGGCGGAGGAGTTGTATGAATCGATTCAGGAGGAGGAAATCAGCTTTCAGGAAGTAGCGCATCGCTATATCGAGGATGTGGAATTACGACGCAAGGGAGGTTATCGCGGTACTGTTTACCGTAAGGATTTACGACCGAATCTTTCGGCCGCAATTTTCGCATCGGATTCTTCTCGATTGTTGAAACCGCTGCAAGGCGATCGAGGTTTTCACCTGATTTTTGTTGAGGAAATCCTTAAGCCACAATTAACCGAGGAGTTGGCTTTGCAAATCCGTGTCGATTTGTTTAACGGCTGGGTAAAGGAGAAGATTCAGGAAATAGAATACGAGTTAAGTAATTAATTGTGGACGGGGTGGGTAATACTCACCCCGCGAACATAGCAAGTGAAGATAAG
Encoded here:
- a CDS encoding HlyD family efflux transporter periplasmic adaptor subunit; translation: MTTNLDRERDNWSFQTKELIDTLPLPWTRGLLYFLIIFVSIILPWAIFSKVDETGVGPGKLEPQGETVKLDAITAGEVEKIYVREGQEVKAGQPILTLDSSLIGQEIQQIEEKIEGQKSRLSQQKVMKSQLEVSLATQRQQNRAAEAEKEASIEQARENVSALVQKAKISLEEQQARINQAKTALDRSQTDYPILKSRYQTALKEVDRYRKAWEDGAISEVQFIEREDNAKERQQLYERGKAEVKENQHKLAELESTYRQTSQQTSADIAQARLQLQERQRGYQSLRHSNELALLRIQEQIKNLETEIATLASEIAQSESQRQALQIQLSQRVLKANTDGTIFSLPIKRAGAVVQSGTRIAEIAPKGSRFILKAEMPTDQSQFLRAGMPVKVKFDAYPFQDYGVIGGKITKKSPTAIEKETATGKINVFELEIQLDRSCIQKGNQCIPLNPGDTATAEAIVRQRRVIDYILDPFKDLQKDGLKL
- a CDS encoding foldase protein PrsA; amino-acid sequence: MSHSITITNQDLIEQLKLSGKVPEMAEGIIARKIIIETATEAGIKNTTAELQQAADQFRLAKGLHNAKDTWNWLQKQGLSLDDFEAIVQFSLLSGKLAEHLFADKIESYFVEHQLDYTGAVIYEVVLADQAMAEELYESIQEEEISFQEVAHRYIEDVELRRKGGYRGTVYRKDLRPNLSAAIFASDSSRLLKPLQGDRGFHLIFVEEILKPQLTEELALQIRVDLFNGWVKEKIQEIEYELSN